ACATGATGAAGCCGATCCCGGCGGTGGAGAAATCCACCACCCTGAGCGATGTGAGGGTCGCGGTGATGTCGCGACCAAGGATGTTGACAGTGATCGCGTCCCCAAGGTTCAGCCCCATTTCTGAGGCCTCTTCTGCGGCGAAGCTGACCTGTGGAGGGCCTGCGTAATCCTCGGGCCACCATGCGCCCGCCGTGATTTCGGCCCCCTCCGGCGGGGCGTCGGAATAGGTCACACCGCGGTCGCCTTCCAGCACCCAATGGGTGCCTGCGACCTCCGCTGCGGGGCGGCCATTGATCTGGGTGATGATGCCGCGCAGCATGGGGGCGGCTTGGACTTCGGTGACGCCCATGTCGGCCTCCATCCGGGCGCGAAACTCGGGCATCTGGTCGCGCTGAAGATCGACAAAGAAGAACGCGGGCGCGCGGGTCGGGAGATCCCGCTCGATCGCGCCGCGCAGGTTGCCGTCGATCTGCCCCACAGCGGCCAGTACGCTGAGGCCAAGGCCCAGTGACAGAACCACAGGACCCGCCGTCGTGCCCGGCCCGCCGATGGCCCCAAGCGCCCAAGCGACGGCGGGGCGACCGCGCGCAGCAGGGCGCAGAGCGCGGGCCAGCGCCTTGATCGCGCGCGCGGCGAGACCCAGAAGAATGAGCGCGCCAAGGATGCCCCCGGCGGTCCAGAGTGTGAGCATAAGATTACCGGAAAAGACCGCAGCGGCGGTGACGAGCAACGCCAGAAGAAGTGCTATGACAGCGAGGAACGGCAGCGGCGGCCATGTCCGCTCAGACGCGCCGCCATCGCGGAAGAGGCGCGCGGCGCGGATATCCTGCACCTTGGCCAGCGGGATGAGCGTGAAGAGAAGGGCGGCCAGCGTGCCGTAGATCGCGGCCTCCAGCATCGGGCCGGGATAAAAAGCGAAGCGCGCGGGCACAGGCAGCCGCGCCTCCAAAAGGGGGGCCAGCAGCACGGGAATGCCCGCGCCCAGCACCGTGCCGACGACAAGGCCAAGGGCGCAGAGCGCGCCGATCTGGATAAAATACGTGGCCAAAATCGTGCCGCGCCCAGCCCCCAAAGTGCGCAGGATTGCGATGGTCTCGGTCTTGCGGGCGAGATAGGCGCGCACAGCCGCCGAAATGCCAACGCCCCCCACGGCTAGCCCGCTCAGCCCCACAAGCACGAGAAACGCGCCCAGCCGGTTGACGAATTCCGCCACGCCGGGCGCGCCGTTCCGCGCATCGGTCCAGCGCAGTCCGGACGCCTCGCTCGCGGCCTCAGCCTCCGCTTGAAGTGCCTCAAGATCAGTGCCCGGCGGCAGGGTCAGGCGGTAACGGGTGGAGAAGAGCGTGCCGGGTTGCAGCAGACCCGAAGTGGCCAGCGCTTCGGTTCTCAGAAGCGTCCGGGGCCCAAGGCCGATGCCGCCGGTGGCATTGTCCGGCTCCCGCACGAGCGCGGCCATGAGGATGAACTCCTGTGTACCCAGCGCGAACCTGTCGCCCGGCACCATATCCAGCCGCGCAATCAGCACGGGGTCCATGACGGCACCGGGGAGGCCTTCCGCACCATCCAGCGCCGCGC
The nucleotide sequence above comes from Roseovarius carneus. Encoded proteins:
- a CDS encoding ABC transporter permease, translating into MTLRIAARLARRELRGGLAGFRILLGCIILGVAAIAAVGTIRESITAGLTAEGAALLGGDAEIELTYRFASEGERAWMAETALAVSEVVDFRSLAVAGDERGLTQVKAVDNLYPLIGAARLEPDMALGAALDGAEGLPGAVMDPVLIARLDMVPGDRFALGTQEFILMAALVREPDNATGGIGLGPRTLLRTEALATSGLLQPGTLFSTRYRLTLPPGTDLEALQAEAEAASEASGLRWTDARNGAPGVAEFVNRLGAFLVLVGLSGLAVGGVGISAAVRAYLARKTETIAILRTLGAGRGTILATYFIQIGALCALGLVVGTVLGAGIPVLLAPLLEARLPVPARFAFYPGPMLEAAIYGTLAALLFTLIPLAKVQDIRAARLFRDGGASERTWPPLPFLAVIALLLALLVTAAAVFSGNLMLTLWTAGGILGALILLGLAARAIKALARALRPAARGRPAVAWALGAIGGPGTTAGPVVLSLGLGLSVLAAVGQIDGNLRGAIERDLPTRAPAFFFVDLQRDQMPEFRARMEADMGVTEVQAAPMLRGIITQINGRPAAEVAGTHWVLEGDRGVTYSDAPPEGAEITAGAWWPEDYAGPPQVSFAAEEASEMGLNLGDAITVNILGRDITATLTSLRVVDFSTAGIGFIMSMNPSALEGAPHSFISTVYAAPEAEGRLLREISNAMPNVTAISVRDAISRVSDLLGSLASATSWGAAATLLTGFLVLIGAAAADQGARVYEAAVLKTLGASRGRILLSLALRAGLLGAAAGIVAIGAGILGGWAVSHFVMDTSYRVIWPSALAIVIGGVAVTLLAALAFAWGPLRARPARVLRARE